The following proteins come from a genomic window of Gossypium raimondii isolate GPD5lz chromosome 5, ASM2569854v1, whole genome shotgun sequence:
- the LOC128031844 gene encoding protein NRT1/ PTR FAMILY 5.10-like: protein MRITLGMLVSFLCCITAWKVEVRRLKLIKEYGIPKSEVEKIPMSILWLTPQYLLLGIMSGLVEAGMEGCFYNLVPGSMKVYELLFKEIVMGMGKFLSILTIYAFRGWFGDESSTSHLDRYFLMLAMISLGSLAFFSVAAYACYWKIAPEEDVVGSNMEMEEGLAQATPASSSGEPLGNASSAEQLITQEFSTKRVLKGASSPPYFPLHGDSMATSGWNDVGRKSLRNRSFGNRVQKGG, encoded by the coding sequence ATGAGAATTACACTCGGAATGCTTGTTTCGTTTTTGTGTTGCATAACAGCTTGGAAGGTGGAGGTTCGCAGATTGAAGTTAATCAAAGAATATGGGATCCCCAAAAGCGAAGTTGAGAAGATTCCGATGAGTATTTTGTGGTTGACTCCTCAGTATTTACTGTTAGGAATCATGAGCGGACTTGTTGAGGCAGGGATGGAGGGTTGTTTCTATAACCTCGTCCCGGGATCCATGAAAGTTTATGAGTTACTGTTCAAAGAAATCGTGATGGGAATGGGGAAATTTCTTAGTATATTAACCATATATGCTTTCAGAGGGTGGTTTGGTGACGAAAGTAGCACAAGTCATCTGGACAGATATTTTCTGATGCTGGCGATGATAAGCTTAGGTTCATTGGCTTTCTTTAGTGTCGCTGCATACGCATGTTATTGGAAGATAGCTCCAGAAGAGGATGTGGTGGGTAGTAATATGGAAATGGAAGAGGGTCTGGCACAAGCAACTCCTGCATCCTCCTCCGGTGAACCCTTGGGAAATGCATCCTCAGCTGAACAGTTAATTACCCAGGAATTCTCCACTAAAAGGGTACTGAAAGGAGCCTCATCGCCTCCTTATTTCCCTTTACATGGTGATTCAATGGCTACTAGTGGTTGGAATGATGTTGGGAGAAAATCATTGAGGAACCGAAGTTTCGGGAATCGGGTCCAAAAGGGGGGGTGA
- the LOC105771217 gene encoding protein NRT1/ PTR FAMILY 5.4 → MHFFFVLITYITSNWKSYRLPIAAAIVNAQEGASLLVAAIVAYVADERLGRFKVVGYTTAAFITRLVILCFEYKDSRIFYVALLLVTLGKGGRSPTLKAFLKDQFGRNQNSQVAEAEYQNREKAEARHQF, encoded by the exons ATGCATTTTTTTTTCGTGCTGATAACTTACATCACAAGCAATTGGAAAAGCTACCGTCTCCCAATAGCTGCCGCCATTGTCAATGCCCAAGAAGGCGCATCACTACTCGTTGCAGCTATCGTCGCATATGTAGCAGACGAACGTTTGGGTCGATTCAAGGTCGTTGGTTACACCACTGCAGCTTTCATCACT AGATTAGTGATATTATGTTTTGAGTATAAAGACAGTAGAATATTTTACGTGGCACTGCTACTTGTAACCCTGGGGAAGGGTGGACGAAGTCCAACTCTGAAAGCATTTCTCAAAGATCAGTTTGGTCGGAACCAGAACTCCCAAGTGGCAGAGGCAGAGTATCAGAACCGGGAAAAGGCCGAGGCTCGACACCAGTTTTAG
- the LOC105770724 gene encoding light-harvesting complex-like protein OHP2, chloroplastic: MSMATSISCLKIPNPSSASPPCSSSTSSSTSCRLSVPPKPYIVTIRSSQTEGPLRRPVAPSPPPPLKPVPPSSPSASPPPQPTPPSFSSPPSPPPSAAGVGDQNVITLEFQRQKAKELQEYFKQKKLEESSQGPFFGFLGKNEIANGRWAMFGFAVGMLTEYATGSDFVDQVKIMLSNFGIIDLE; encoded by the exons ATGTCTATGGCAACCTCAATCTCATGTCTGAAAATCCCAAACCCTTCTTCTGCTTCACCTCCATGTTCCTCATCAACCTCATCTTCGACCAGTTGTAGATTGTCTGTACCACCCAAGCCTTATATTGTGACGATAAGAAGTTCTCAAACTGAGGGTCCTTTGAGAAGACCTGTGGCACCTTCTCCACCACCTCCTTTGAAACCCGTCCCACCTTCTTCTCCCTCCGCTTCTCCTCCGCCACAACCGACACctccttctttttcttccccTCCGTCTCCGCCGCCTTCAGCGGCAGGTGTTGGGGACCAGAATGTGATCACTTTGGAGTTTCAGAGACAGAAGGCAAAGGAGTTGCAAGAATACTTTAAGCAGAAGAAGCTTGAGGAATCTAGTCAAGGGCCTTTCTTTGGGTTCCTTGGGAAGAATGAGATTGCTAATGGAAG ATGGGCAATGTTTGGTTTTGCTGTTGGGATGTTAACCGAGTATGCAACAGGCTCGGATTTTGTCGATCAAGTAAAGATCATGCTCTCGAATTTCGGGATAATAGATTTGGAATGA
- the LOC105769878 gene encoding uncharacterized protein LOC105769878 gives MLLTVEGGGFFSSSVSGYSKGLALLLLGQKHEDKPMRVSPWNHYQLVDQESEPDLNQLASIKNRLSRGCTSFVCFGRTSAGLDAASALKVGPVQQQDVLPELHVLDKTNDHASQLDDGNSNVREIALKSSLKKRPINTLIPVEDVNDHEASGDKDGDIPSHPERRKVQWTDAHGSELAEIREFEPSETGGSDDEFDNGSERSCSCTIM, from the exons ATGTTATTGACAGTAGAAGGAGGAGGGTTCTTCAGTTCTTCAGTGTCTGGGTATAGCAAGGGCTTGGCCCTTCTTCTCTTGGGTCAGAAACACGAGGACAAGCCCATGAGAGTTTCGCCGTGGAATCATTACCAGTTGGTGGACCAAGAATCTGAACCTGACCTGAATCAACTGGCTTCCATCAAGAACCGGCTCTCCCGAGGGTGCACCTCTTTTGTCTGCTTTGGTCGCACTTCCGCTGGACTTGATGCCGCATCGGCTTTGAAAGTTGGCCCTGTTCAACAGCAGGATGTCTTGCCGGAACTTCATGTTTTGGATAAAACTAATGATCACGCAAGTCAACTTGATGATGGAAATAGTAATGTAAGAGAGATTGCCCTTAAAAGTAGTTTGAAGAAGCGACCAATCAATACTCTCATTCCTGTTGAGGATGTTAATGACCATGAGGCATCAGGGGACAAGGATGGTGATATCCCTAGTCATCCAGAACGAAGAAAGGTACAGTGGACGGATGCTCATGGTAGTGAGCTAGCTGAAATCAGGGAATTTGAGCCCAG TGAAACAGGTGGATCGGACGATGAATTTGATAATGGAAGTGAAAGAAGTTGTTCGTGTACAATTATGTAG
- the LOC105769862 gene encoding uncharacterized protein LOC105769862, protein MGKKRKSIATSLDEVDRTMYASFCSAANSLSHLYTQTMNQQKLSFQAGKRHGLEKIYQWIWRQQEGGSRVTTMDILSYLQNELDYGEEPSMSPRAPSQQQHSQPAMQFMNTGFMVSTGSSGQTAVQGTRPDHCDQQSKNLVFSNALSSPVRRSLQHYHIAQEGYCPNGGLPSGNGARNNEPSFLQNQTRDSNPLSSNDSSMDMHADSPSHESTY, encoded by the exons ATGGGGAAGAAAAGGAAGTCGATAGCGACGAGCCTCGATGAGGTTGATCGGACTATGTACGCCTCCTTTTGCAGCGCCGCTAACTCCTTGTCTCACCTTTATACTCAGACCATGAATCAGCAAAAACTCTCCTTCCAAGCTGGCAAACGCCATGGCCTT GAAAAAATCTATCAGTGGATTTGGAGACAACAAGAGGGAGGATCAAGAGTTACAACAATGGATATCCTCAGTTACCTTCAG AATGAACTGGACTATGGTGAAGAGCCATCAATGTCACCTAGAGCACCAAGCCAACAGCAGCATTCCCAGCCTGCAATGCAGTTCATGAATACCGGTTTCATGGTCTCTACAGGCTCATCTGGCCAAACTGCTGTGCAGGGAACTCGCCCTGACCATTGTGATCAGCAGTCCAAAAATTTAGTGTTCTCAAATGCTTTATCAAGTCCTGTTCGTCGGAGTCTCCAGCATTACCACATTGCTCAAGAAGGCTACTGTCCTAATGGCGGCCTTCCTTCAGGAAATGGAGCCAGGAACAATGAACCTAGCTTTCTCCAAAACCAGACTAGGGATTCAAATCCTCTCAGCTCTAATGACTCCTCAATGGACATGCATGCCGATAGTCCATCTCATGAATCTACCTACTGA